A single window of Ananas comosus cultivar F153 linkage group 19, ASM154086v1, whole genome shotgun sequence DNA harbors:
- the LOC109724894 gene encoding uncharacterized protein LOC109724894 gives MGGLIKEYREYDGDFISFFELNGLASDLDQATRRDIYYLQPNSNHILKKISNDQDVVQMLQEHGQLRTIVLHVDSYYEPMIVNDKSKNNKVESTPQTDIWNVSSKDVANKGDVNEEKCEVRLDWGDVHGTDTEVDKGNDVEGSESKSDDDDNIKDDEEDSDPIWFNDGLEGSDDDNIFKFDLHQIGPTRSSRSVITYKGGNSPEITIVIPNSETMEEDLHEPPLEWDELRSLSGSDDESGVKRIVYPEFNENIHTDHPKLEVGMKFASVHIFREALREYAISNSIRLHFKRNEGKKISVHCKEKCGWRIYASQNRNEKTFQIKSINGECTCARTFENSSVTSKWIANKFIDEFRDNENKWKVESCQNTIRRKTAVETSRQKIYRPRRKAKEMIEGNDKLQYGLLWDYAEMIKSTNPGSIVKIQCDSSDERSEPVFQKMYIRFHAKKWGFLNGCRPIVGLDGCHLKGTYGGQILSAVASDGNNNMFPIAIAIVQVENKDSWQWFLECFIDDFGSPEDLGLVFISDRQKGLVQVFEEKLPNVEHRYCMRHLYNNFKELHKGKELKDAMWQCANATTTREFERKISPNGRTKEAR, from the exons ATGGGTGGTTTAATTAAGGAATATAGGGAATACGATGGtgattttattagtttttttgaaTTGAATGGTTTAGCTAGTGATCTTGATCAAGCTACAAGGCGCGACATTTATTACTTACAGCCTAACTCAAATCATATTCTAAAGAAGATTAGCAATGATCAGGATGTAGTTCAAATGCTACAAGAACATGGGCAATTAAGAACTATTGTCTTACATGTTGATAGCTATTATGAGCCGATGATAGTGAATGACAAGTCTAAAAACAATAAGGTGGAGTCAACTCCTCAAACGGACATATGGAATGTATCTAGCAAAGATGTGGCTAATAAAGGAGATGTAAATGAAGAAAAATGTGAGGTGAGGCTTGATTGGGGAGATGTCCATGGTACAGATACTGAAGTAGATAAAGGCAATGATGTTGAGGGAAGTGAGAGTAagagtgatgatgatgataacataaaagatgatgaagaagacAGTGATCCCATTTGGTTCAACGATGGTCTTGAAGGCTCGGATGATGataacatatttaaatttgatttgcaTCAAATAGGACCTACAAGGTCCTCTAGAAGTGTTATTACATATAAAGGTGGGAATTCTCCAGAAATTACAATTGTAATTCCAAATTCTGAAACCATGGAAGAAGACCTACATGAACCCCCATTAGAATGGGACGAGTTGAGGAGTCTAAGTGGTTCTGATGATGAAAGTGGTGTGAAGAGAATTGTGTATCCAGAATTTAATGAAAATATTCACACGGATCACCCTAAATTAGAAGTTGGAATGAAGTTTGCTAGTGTTCATATTTTTAGAGAGGCTTTAAGGGAATATGCAATAAGTAATTCTATACGACTTCACTTTAAGAGAAACGAGGGGAAAAAAATATCTGTTCATTGTAAGGAGAAGTGTGGATGGAGAATATATGCCTCGCAAAATAGGAATGAAAAAACTTTTCAAATCAAGTCAATTAATGGTGAATGCACATGTGCAAGAACATTTGAAAATAGTAGTGTCACCTCTAAATGGATAGCAAATAAGTTTATTGATGAGTTTAGGGATAATGAGAACAAGTGGAAGGTGGAGTCTTGTCAAAATACAATTCGAAGAAAAACTGCTGTAGAAACAAGTAGACAAAAGATATATAGGCCAAGAAGAAAGGCTAAAGAGATGATTGAAGGTAATGATAAGCTGCAATATGGACTATTATGGGACTATGCAGAGATGATCAAGAGCACAAATCCTGGTAGTATTGTCAAGATTCAATGTGACTCTTCTGATGAGAGGTCAGAACCAGTATTTCAAAAGATGTACATAAGATTTCATGCTAAAAAATGGGGGTTTTTAAATGGTTGTAGACCTATAGTTGGTTTAGATGGATGCCATTTGAAAGGAACATATGGCGGCCAAATTCTGTCGGCAGTTGCGAGTGATGGCAATAACAATATGTTTCCAATTGCTATTGCAATAGTGCAGGTGGAAAATAAGGATTCTTGGCAATGGTTTCTTGAGTGCTTTATTGATGATTTTGGTAGTCCAGAGGATCTAGGACTAGTGTTTATCTCTGATAGGCAAAAG GGCTTAGTTCAAGTGTTTGAAGAAAAATTGCCTAATGTGGAGCATAGATATTGCATGAGGCATTTATATAACAACTTCAAAGAGTTGCATAAAGGTAAAGAATTAAAAGATGCAATGTGGCAGTGTGCAAATGCCACAACAACTAGAGAGTTTGAAAGAAAAATCTCACCAAATGGAAGAACTAAAGAAGCTAGATAA